The proteins below come from a single Motilibacter peucedani genomic window:
- a CDS encoding sodium:solute symporter family protein produces the protein MGFLDYVILGIYFLCVLGIGFAARRSIKTSLDFLLSGRALPAWVTGLAFIAANLGATEILGMAANGAQYGVATVHYYWVGAIPAMVFLGIVMMPFYYGAKVRSVPEFLRLRFNDSTHLLNSIIFALSAVLIAGVNLYALAIVMRAMLGWQLWFSIVIAALFVLAYITLGGLSSAIYNEVLQFFVILAGLIPVVVLGLKEMGGWGGLEDRVRGAKGGGDAHLHAWQGTGVGHVTNSIGANWIGIVFGLGFVLSFGYWTTNFAEVQRALSARNSSAARRTPLIGAFPKLFIPALTVIPGLIALVVVPKLGDTPDGGYNNAIPYLIERYLPTGILGVAVTGLLAAFMAGMAANVSSFNTVFTYDIWQQYVAKDRDDEYYLKVGRVVTAVGVLIGIGTAFIASGFSNIMNYLQALFSVFNSPLFATFIIGMFWKRMTPKAGFAGLLSGTIAGLFVYLGYKFWGIFDFKSDLEESFYGAGSAFVVDAVVSVVVSLVTKPKPAEELVGLTYGAGTREAASDLVVGDQTWYRSPVVLGAAALVLAVALYIPFL, from the coding sequence ATGGGCTTCCTCGACTACGTCATCCTCGGGATCTACTTCCTGTGCGTGCTGGGGATCGGGTTCGCCGCTCGAAGGAGCATCAAGACGAGCCTGGACTTCCTGCTCTCCGGGCGCGCCCTGCCCGCGTGGGTGACGGGCCTCGCCTTCATCGCCGCGAACCTCGGCGCGACCGAGATCCTCGGCATGGCGGCCAACGGCGCGCAGTACGGTGTCGCGACCGTCCACTACTACTGGGTCGGGGCCATCCCGGCGATGGTCTTCCTCGGCATCGTGATGATGCCGTTCTACTACGGAGCCAAGGTCCGCAGCGTCCCGGAGTTCCTGCGGCTGCGCTTCAACGACTCGACGCACCTGCTCAACTCGATCATCTTCGCGCTCTCGGCCGTGCTGATCGCCGGCGTCAACCTCTACGCGCTGGCCATCGTCATGCGGGCCATGCTCGGCTGGCAGCTGTGGTTCTCGATCGTCATCGCTGCGCTGTTCGTCCTCGCCTACATCACCCTCGGCGGCCTGTCGTCCGCGATCTACAACGAGGTGCTGCAGTTCTTCGTGATCCTCGCCGGCCTCATCCCCGTCGTCGTCCTCGGCCTGAAGGAGATGGGCGGCTGGGGCGGGCTCGAGGACCGCGTCCGCGGTGCGAAGGGCGGCGGCGACGCCCACCTGCACGCGTGGCAGGGCACTGGCGTCGGCCACGTCACCAACTCGATCGGCGCCAACTGGATCGGCATCGTCTTCGGCCTCGGGTTCGTCCTGTCCTTCGGCTACTGGACGACCAACTTCGCCGAGGTCCAGCGCGCGCTCTCGGCGCGCAACAGCAGCGCCGCACGGCGTACCCCGCTCATCGGCGCGTTCCCCAAGCTGTTCATCCCTGCGCTGACCGTCATCCCGGGGCTCATCGCCCTGGTCGTCGTCCCGAAGCTGGGCGACACCCCCGACGGCGGCTACAACAACGCCATCCCGTACCTCATCGAGCGCTACCTGCCCACCGGCATCCTGGGCGTCGCGGTCACCGGCCTGCTGGCCGCGTTCATGGCCGGCATGGCCGCCAACGTGTCGAGCTTCAACACCGTCTTCACCTACGACATCTGGCAGCAGTACGTCGCCAAGGACCGCGACGACGAGTACTACCTCAAGGTGGGGCGTGTCGTCACAGCGGTCGGCGTGCTCATCGGCATCGGCACCGCGTTCATCGCGTCAGGCTTCAGCAACATCATGAACTACCTGCAGGCGCTGTTCTCGGTCTTCAACTCGCCGCTGTTCGCGACCTTCATCATCGGCATGTTCTGGAAGCGGATGACCCCGAAGGCGGGCTTCGCCGGACTGCTCAGCGGCACGATCGCCGGCCTGTTCGTCTACCTCGGCTACAAGTTCTGGGGCATCTTCGACTTCAAGTCCGACCTCGAGGAGTCGTTCTACGGTGCGGGCAGCGCGTTCGTCGTCGACGCGGTCGTCTCCGTCGTCGTGAGCCTGGTGACCAAGCCCAAGCCGGCCGAGGAGCTGGTGGGCCTGACGTACGGCGCCGGCACCCGTGAGGCCGCGAGCGACCTCGTCGTGGGCGACCAGACGTGGTACCGCTCTCCGGTGGTCCTCGGTGCCGCAGCCCTCGTGCTCGCCGTCGCCCTCTACATCCCGTTCCTGTGA
- a CDS encoding pirin family protein: MPAVTADPLTLPRLEAPGAGSRERAVRSVTTAPQGYEGEGFPVRRAFAGVDLRDLDPFIHMDQMGEVEYAPYEPKGTPWHPHRGFETVTYILDGTFLHQDSHGGGGVISDGATQWMTAGGGILHIETPPEELVVKGGLFHGVQLWVNLPAKDKMRPPAYQNLEGGQVALTATPDGGALVRVIAGEVAGVRGPGSTHTPIAVVHATVVPGAELALPWPTGFNGLVYVLAGDGTVGSGGQPLRTGQLALLGEGDFLRVRADRVQDSRHPALEVLLLGGAPIREPIATYGPFVMNTRAELAQAVEDYQKGRLGVIPADALMPHTGR; this comes from the coding sequence GTGCCCGCCGTCACAGCAGACCCGCTGACCCTCCCGCGCCTCGAGGCCCCGGGCGCCGGCTCCCGCGAGCGTGCAGTCCGCTCGGTCACGACCGCGCCGCAGGGCTACGAGGGGGAGGGGTTCCCCGTCCGGCGCGCCTTCGCGGGCGTCGACCTGCGCGACCTCGACCCGTTCATCCACATGGACCAGATGGGCGAGGTGGAGTACGCGCCCTACGAGCCCAAGGGCACGCCCTGGCACCCGCACCGCGGGTTCGAGACGGTCACCTACATCCTCGACGGCACGTTCCTGCACCAGGACTCGCACGGCGGCGGCGGCGTGATCAGCGACGGCGCGACGCAGTGGATGACGGCCGGCGGCGGCATCCTGCACATCGAGACCCCGCCCGAGGAGCTGGTCGTCAAGGGCGGGCTCTTCCACGGCGTCCAGCTCTGGGTCAACCTGCCGGCCAAGGACAAGATGCGCCCGCCGGCCTACCAGAACCTCGAGGGTGGCCAGGTGGCGCTCACCGCCACCCCTGACGGCGGGGCGCTGGTCCGGGTGATCGCCGGCGAGGTGGCCGGCGTGCGCGGCCCCGGCTCCACGCACACGCCCATCGCGGTCGTCCATGCCACCGTCGTGCCCGGCGCCGAGCTGGCGCTGCCGTGGCCGACCGGGTTCAACGGTCTGGTCTACGTGCTCGCGGGCGACGGCACGGTGGGCAGCGGCGGCCAGCCGCTGCGTACCGGTCAGCTCGCGCTGCTCGGCGAGGGCGACTTCTTGCGCGTGCGCGCCGACCGCGTGCAGGACTCCCGCCACCCGGCGCTCGAGGTGCTGCTGCTCGGCGGCGCGCCCATCCGCGAGCCGATCGCGACCTACGGCCCGTTCGTCATGAACACCCGCGCCGAGCTCGCCCAGGCGGTCGAGGACTACCAGAAGGGCCGGCTCGGGGTCATCCCCGCCGACGCGCTGATGCCCCACACCGGGCGCTGA
- a CDS encoding ATP-binding SpoIIE family protein phosphatase, producing MQDRLGLLGDRSTWPAGLASGVDTVLGAAVPMALVVGEDAVLVYNDAYASILGTKHPDAFGRPAAEVFPENWHLPGHWDLVWQVMKTGEGVHDPDTVLPVRRRGPDAPAELVRFSRSYAALRGEDGRVLGVLSVVIEITGSARTLRQVADLAARLSSALSVDDVAREVLRYAVEDVGAHHARVVLLEGGALRMTRRAALDVQDESTERLPLLWTRLRADAALPSVQVAREGAPLWLGADALEHYNSLQDERLGRPLRAVGSVPLPILGQYGALSLGWEDERDFSTEDMAALRTVGSLVGQALGRAQRFDEQRGNAELLQRSMLPAEMPQVAGVSIGARYVPSAPGMSAGGDFYDAFTSSDGRLVLAIGDVVGHGVMAATIMGQVRAGLRVLGLQEPDPAAVLGALDPFVSSLGPEVFVTALVAVLDPLTGLLQVATAGHPPPLLRRLSGPPGGTFVELEAGPPVGVPGERPVTTEVLASGDLLLLFTDGLVEVPGQHLDTGLERLQDTVASLHGASDPRQACTVVLERMGSGSDDIAVVAVSVDEGSRRVARLDLPAETSAAGTARAWARRMLGGWGVDDDRLDAALLCTSELVTNAFLHARSGCLVELDVDDHRVLVLVSDQGMTTLPAAQAAEPGSVRGRGLALVETLSDAWGSERTSRGTTVWFEIGLD from the coding sequence ATGCAGGACCGTCTCGGGCTGCTCGGCGATCGCTCGACGTGGCCGGCCGGGCTGGCGAGCGGCGTCGACACGGTGCTCGGCGCCGCCGTGCCGATGGCGCTCGTGGTCGGCGAGGACGCCGTCCTCGTCTACAACGACGCCTACGCCTCGATCCTCGGCACCAAGCACCCTGACGCGTTCGGCCGCCCGGCGGCGGAGGTGTTCCCCGAGAACTGGCACCTGCCCGGCCACTGGGACCTCGTCTGGCAGGTGATGAAGACCGGCGAGGGCGTCCACGACCCCGACACCGTGCTGCCCGTGCGCCGTCGCGGTCCCGACGCCCCGGCCGAGCTGGTGCGCTTCTCCCGCTCCTACGCCGCCCTGCGCGGGGAGGACGGCCGGGTCCTGGGCGTGCTCTCCGTCGTCATCGAGATCACCGGCTCGGCCCGCACGCTGCGCCAGGTGGCCGACCTCGCCGCCCGGCTCTCCTCGGCGCTGAGCGTGGACGACGTCGCCCGCGAGGTGCTGCGCTACGCGGTCGAGGACGTGGGCGCGCACCACGCGCGGGTCGTGCTGCTCGAGGGCGGCGCTCTGCGCATGACCAGGCGCGCCGCGCTCGACGTGCAGGACGAGAGCACCGAGCGGCTGCCGCTGCTCTGGACCCGGCTGCGCGCCGACGCCGCCCTGCCCTCGGTGCAGGTGGCGCGCGAGGGGGCGCCGCTGTGGCTCGGCGCCGACGCGCTCGAGCACTACAACAGCCTGCAGGACGAGCGGCTCGGGCGGCCGCTGCGCGCGGTCGGCAGCGTGCCGCTGCCGATCCTCGGGCAGTACGGCGCGCTGTCGCTCGGGTGGGAGGACGAGCGCGACTTCAGCACCGAGGACATGGCGGCGCTGCGTACGGTGGGGAGCCTGGTCGGCCAGGCGCTCGGCCGAGCGCAGCGCTTCGACGAGCAGCGCGGCAACGCCGAGCTGCTGCAGCGCAGCATGCTCCCGGCCGAGATGCCCCAGGTGGCCGGTGTGAGCATCGGCGCGCGCTACGTGCCGAGCGCTCCGGGCATGAGCGCGGGCGGCGACTTCTACGACGCCTTCACGAGCTCGGACGGCCGGCTGGTGCTGGCGATCGGCGACGTCGTCGGGCACGGCGTCATGGCCGCGACGATCATGGGCCAGGTGCGGGCCGGCCTGCGCGTGCTCGGTCTGCAGGAGCCCGATCCGGCGGCCGTGCTCGGGGCGCTCGACCCCTTCGTCTCGAGCCTCGGTCCCGAGGTGTTCGTGACCGCGCTCGTCGCGGTGCTCGACCCGCTCACAGGCCTGCTGCAGGTCGCGACCGCCGGGCACCCGCCGCCGCTGCTGCGACGGCTGTCGGGACCGCCCGGCGGCACCTTCGTCGAGCTGGAGGCCGGACCACCGGTCGGCGTGCCGGGCGAGCGGCCCGTCACGACGGAGGTGCTCGCGAGCGGCGACCTCCTGCTGCTGTTCACCGACGGGCTGGTCGAGGTGCCCGGCCAGCACCTCGACACCGGGCTCGAGCGGCTGCAGGACACCGTCGCCTCGCTGCACGGCGCGTCCGACCCGCGGCAGGCGTGCACCGTGGTGCTCGAGCGCATGGGCAGCGGCAGCGACGACATCGCGGTCGTGGCCGTCTCGGTCGACGAGGGGTCCCGGCGAGTGGCCCGGCTCGACCTGCCCGCCGAGACCAGCGCGGCCGGCACCGCACGCGCGTGGGCGCGGCGCATGCTCGGCGGCTGGGGCGTCGACGACGACCGCCTCGACGCGGCCCTGCTCTGCACCAGCGAGCTGGTGACCAACGCCTTCCTCCACGCGCGGAGCGGCTGCCTGGTCGAGCTCGACGTCGACGACCACCGGGTGCTCGTGCTGGTCAGCGACCAGGGGATGACGACGCTGCCGGCCGCTCAGGCGGCGGAGCCGGGCAGCGTACGCGGTCGTGGCCTCGCGCTCGTCGAGACCCTGAGCGACGCCTGGGGGAGCGAGCGGACCAGCCGGGGCACGACAGTGTGGTTCGAGATAGGCCTGGACTGA
- a CDS encoding nitroreductase family protein: MTVHDLPSDVRTASTDTDPLLHPLLAERRSPRAFDPAHEVDEAALRSLLEAARWAPSAVNRQPWRYLVGRRGDDTFATVFDTLAPGNQLWAGRSSALVVGLARSLDDAGEPVPHAPFELGLSVAQLTVQAHALGLHVHQMAGFDAAALAQRFEVPAGWAPMIVLAVGLLGDPDDLPEHLRARELAPRDRFPLQEIAFAGSWGEPAVA; encoded by the coding sequence ATGACCGTGCACGACCTGCCCAGCGACGTCCGCACCGCCAGCACCGACACCGACCCGCTGCTCCACCCGCTGCTCGCCGAGCGCCGCAGCCCGCGCGCCTTCGACCCCGCCCACGAGGTCGACGAGGCCGCCTTGCGCAGCCTGCTCGAGGCCGCCCGCTGGGCGCCGAGCGCGGTGAACCGGCAGCCGTGGCGCTACCTCGTGGGCCGCCGCGGCGACGACACCTTCGCCACCGTCTTCGACACCCTGGCGCCGGGCAACCAGCTCTGGGCCGGCCGCTCCTCCGCCCTGGTCGTCGGGCTCGCCCGCTCGCTCGACGACGCCGGCGAGCCGGTGCCGCACGCGCCCTTCGAGCTCGGGCTCTCCGTCGCGCAGCTCACCGTGCAGGCCCACGCCCTCGGGCTGCACGTGCACCAGATGGCCGGCTTCGACGCGGCCGCCCTGGCGCAGCGCTTCGAGGTGCCGGCCGGCTGGGCGCCGATGATCGTGCTGGCCGTCGGGCTGCTCGGCGACCCCGACGACCTCCCCGAGCACCTGCGCGCCCGCGAGCTCGCCCCGCGCGACCGCTTCCCGCTGCAGGAGATCGCCTTCGCCGGCAGCTGGGGCGAGCCCGCGGTGGCATAG
- a CDS encoding metal-sensitive transcriptional regulator, with translation MSDTTPGYAGSKDAHLKRLRRIEGQVRGLQRQVESDTYCIDVLTQVSAATKALEAFALALLDEHLHHCVTDAITKGGAEAELKVQEASAAIARLVRS, from the coding sequence GTGAGCGACACGACCCCGGGCTACGCCGGCTCCAAGGACGCGCACCTCAAGCGCCTCAGACGCATCGAGGGGCAGGTGCGCGGGCTGCAGCGCCAGGTCGAGTCCGACACCTACTGCATCGACGTGCTGACCCAGGTCAGCGCCGCGACCAAGGCGCTCGAGGCGTTCGCGCTGGCGCTGCTCGACGAGCACCTGCACCACTGCGTCACCGACGCGATCACCAAGGGCGGCGCCGAGGCGGAGCTCAAGGTCCAGGAGGCCTCCGCCGCCATCGCGCGCCTCGTCCGGTCCTGA
- a CDS encoding APC family permease encodes MTLDAPDRPGSTTGSPRLRRDVGVVGLLFASVGSIIGSGWLFGALNAAREAGPAAVISWALGGLMILTIALVYAELGTMFPISGGVVRFPHLAFGSFASYTAGWITWVATATVAPIEVEGALQYATKYGPFTAKHTVDGEIVHTLTGLGYLLAVVGMAVFVVINYFGIRWFAKINNVLVWWKLGVITLVVVAFLFTAFHSDNFTSHSFRPEGWQGVFTAIATSGIVFSYLGFRQGVELAGETSNPRRNVPIAVIGSVVLTGLIYVALQVAFIAAVNPSDLTKSDGWAKLEFTNDFGPLAAIATLIGLGWLATLLYIDAIVSPADTGLIYTTVTARISYGAAKNGNAPESLASTTSHGVPLVSLVVSFVVGLIVFLPFPSWQQLVGFITSATVLSFGSGPLVLSALRRQLPDAERPFRLPAGDALSLLAFYCSNLIVFWAGWTTDWKLFAAVLLGFVVLAVFHLLGKVSGEIEWRSGATWVVPWLAGLALLSWLGPYGGGQGTLSFGWSFPVIAVFSVVIFVLAVSVRLAPAVVRDHVEASQQEAEVEGRELV; translated from the coding sequence ATGACGCTGGACGCCCCTGACCGCCCCGGCAGCACGACCGGGTCGCCTCGCCTGCGCCGGGACGTCGGCGTCGTCGGCCTGCTGTTCGCGAGCGTCGGCTCGATCATCGGGTCGGGCTGGCTGTTCGGGGCCCTGAACGCCGCGCGCGAGGCCGGCCCGGCAGCGGTCATCTCCTGGGCCCTGGGCGGTCTGATGATCCTGACCATCGCCCTCGTCTACGCCGAGCTCGGCACCATGTTCCCGATCTCCGGCGGCGTGGTCCGCTTCCCCCACCTGGCCTTCGGCTCCTTCGCCAGCTACACCGCGGGGTGGATCACGTGGGTCGCGACGGCCACCGTCGCGCCGATCGAGGTCGAGGGCGCGCTGCAGTACGCGACGAAGTACGGCCCCTTCACCGCCAAGCACACCGTCGACGGCGAGATCGTGCACACGCTGACCGGTCTGGGCTACCTGCTGGCCGTCGTCGGCATGGCGGTCTTCGTGGTCATCAACTACTTCGGCATCCGGTGGTTCGCGAAGATCAACAACGTGCTGGTGTGGTGGAAGCTCGGTGTCATCACGCTCGTCGTGGTGGCGTTCCTGTTCACCGCCTTCCACAGCGACAACTTCACCTCCCACTCGTTCCGGCCCGAGGGCTGGCAGGGCGTGTTCACCGCCATCGCGACGTCGGGCATCGTCTTCTCCTACCTCGGGTTCCGGCAGGGCGTCGAGCTGGCGGGCGAGACGAGCAACCCCCGCCGCAACGTACCCATCGCCGTCATCGGCTCGGTGGTCTTGACCGGTCTCATCTACGTCGCCCTGCAGGTCGCCTTCATCGCGGCCGTGAACCCCTCGGACCTCACGAAGTCCGACGGCTGGGCGAAGCTGGAGTTCACCAACGACTTCGGTCCCCTGGCGGCCATCGCCACGCTGATCGGCCTCGGCTGGCTGGCGACGTTGCTCTACATCGATGCGATCGTCTCCCCCGCCGACACAGGGCTCATCTACACCACCGTGACGGCGCGCATCTCCTACGGCGCCGCCAAGAACGGCAACGCACCCGAGTCGCTGGCGTCGACGACGAGCCACGGCGTACCTCTGGTCAGCCTGGTCGTGTCCTTCGTCGTCGGACTGATCGTCTTCCTGCCGTTCCCGAGCTGGCAGCAGCTGGTCGGCTTCATCACCTCGGCGACGGTCCTGTCGTTCGGGTCGGGCCCGCTCGTGCTGTCCGCGCTGCGTCGCCAGCTCCCGGACGCCGAGCGCCCCTTCCGGCTCCCCGCCGGCGACGCGCTGAGCCTGCTCGCGTTCTACTGCTCGAACCTCATCGTGTTCTGGGCCGGCTGGACGACGGACTGGAAGCTGTTCGCCGCGGTGCTGCTGGGCTTCGTGGTCCTCGCGGTCTTCCACCTGCTGGGCAAGGTGAGCGGCGAGATCGAGTGGCGCTCAGGCGCCACGTGGGTCGTCCCGTGGCTGGCCGGCCTGGCCCTGTTGAGCTGGCTCGGCCCCTATGGCGGCGGCCAGGGCACGCTGTCGTTCGGCTGGTCGTTCCCGGTGATCGCCGTCTTCAGCGTGGTCATCTTCGTCCTGGCCGTGTCCGTGCGGCTGGCGCCGGCCGTCGTGCGCGACCACGTCGAGGCCTCGCAGCAGGAGGCCGAGGTTGAGGGCCGCGAGCTGGTGTGA
- a CDS encoding aldo/keto reductase — protein sequence MTTLPGTSVELSALCLGGNVFGWTADEADSFAVLDAFAAAGGTFVDTADAYSHWAPGHVGGESETVIGNWLRSRGGRDRVVVATKVAKLPSARGLSAATIARAAEDSLRRLQTDYIDLYYAHEDDPSVPLEETLGAFDALVRAGKVRAVAASNFSPERLRESLEVSRRDGLTAYVATQDWYNLVHREDYERDIAPVAAEQGLASFPFFGLAAGFLTGKYRAGTTVASARLDRVAGYLDDPRAPRLLSVLDELAAAHSVAPAAVALAWLRQQPTVTAPIASARTVEQLEDILPALALELEADELDALRAAWA from the coding sequence GTGACGACGCTGCCCGGAACCTCGGTCGAGCTCTCCGCACTCTGCCTGGGCGGCAACGTCTTCGGCTGGACGGCCGACGAGGCCGACTCCTTCGCCGTCCTCGACGCCTTCGCGGCGGCCGGCGGCACCTTCGTCGACACCGCCGACGCCTACAGCCACTGGGCGCCGGGGCACGTCGGCGGCGAGTCCGAGACGGTGATCGGGAACTGGCTGCGCTCGCGGGGCGGGCGCGACCGCGTCGTCGTCGCCACGAAGGTCGCCAAGCTGCCGAGCGCGCGGGGACTCTCGGCCGCGACCATCGCCCGCGCCGCCGAGGACTCGCTGCGGCGGCTGCAGACCGACTACATCGACCTCTACTACGCCCACGAGGACGACCCCTCGGTGCCGCTCGAGGAGACGCTCGGGGCGTTCGACGCACTCGTACGCGCCGGCAAGGTCCGCGCGGTGGCCGCCTCGAACTTCTCGCCCGAGCGGCTGCGCGAGTCGCTGGAGGTCAGCCGGCGCGACGGGCTCACGGCGTACGTCGCGACGCAGGACTGGTACAACCTGGTCCACCGCGAGGACTACGAGCGCGACATCGCGCCGGTGGCGGCCGAGCAGGGTCTCGCGAGCTTCCCGTTCTTCGGGCTGGCGGCCGGCTTCCTCACCGGCAAGTACCGCGCCGGCACCACGGTGGCGAGCGCGCGCCTCGACCGGGTGGCGGGCTACCTGGACGACCCGCGTGCCCCGCGCCTGCTCTCCGTGCTCGACGAGCTGGCCGCCGCGCACTCGGTGGCGCCGGCCGCGGTCGCGCTGGCGTGGCTGCGCCAGCAGCCGACGGTCACGGCGCCCATCGCGAGCGCGCGGACGGTCGAGCAGCTCGAGGACATCCTGCCGGCGCTCGCGCTGGAGCTGGAGGCCGACGAGCTCGACGCGCTGCGGGCCGCCTGGGCCTGA
- a CDS encoding cation transporter, translated as MSETTTAYAVTGMTCGHCVSAVTAEITKLPGVTDVHVELVPGAASTVNVRSTAPLDAAAVAEAVDEAGYELAGA; from the coding sequence ATGAGCGAGACCACCACCGCGTACGCCGTCACCGGCATGACCTGCGGCCACTGCGTCAGCGCCGTTACCGCGGAGATCACCAAGCTGCCGGGGGTGACCGACGTGCACGTCGAGCTGGTGCCCGGCGCCGCCTCGACGGTCAACGTCCGCTCCACCGCGCCGCTCGACGCGGCCGCCGTCGCTGAAGCCGTCGACGAGGCGGGCTACGAGCTCGCCGGAGCCTGA
- a CDS encoding heavy metal translocating P-type ATPase: MSTSTTGTASTHTVELEIGGMTCASCAARVEKKLNRMDGVTATVNYATEKAKVEYADGIATDDLLATVVATGYTARLPEPREDDDQDRSQPLRRRLATTAVLTLPVLVLSMVPAFQFDYWQWVVLALTTPVATWGAWPFHRAGLTNLRHRAATMDTLVSVGVSAAYLWSLWALFVGDAGRTGMTMPFTLLPSRDRGGDEIYLEVASAVTVFILAGRYAEARAKRRSGAALRALLDLGAKDVAVLRGGGEVRVPVSELHVGDEFVVRPGEKLATDGTVTSGTSAVDASMVTGEAVPVEVGPGDAVTGGTVNAGGRLVVRATRVGADTQLAQMARLVEDAQNGKAQVQRLADRVSGVFVPVVIVLALATLAFWLVNGDPATTAFTAAVAVLIIACPCALGLATPTALMVGTGRGPQLGILIKGPEVLESTRRVDTVVLDKTGTVTTGEMALAEVVAAPGEDPGDVLRRAGALEHAAEHPIARAVATAARDAAALPEAEDFRATPGRGVSGVVDGHAVVVGRRAWLEQEWAQHAPAELHAAADEAEAQGRTPVWVGWDGAVRGVLVVSDTVKPTSVEAVRRLRALGLRPVLLTGDNARAAKAVAAQVGIDDVVAEVLPQGKAAAVRDLQAAGRVVAMVGDGVNDAAALAQADLGLSMGTGSDVAIEASDLTLVRGDLTAAPDAIRLARRTLATIKGNLFWAFGYNVAAIPLAAAGLLNPLLAGAAMALSSVFVVTNSLRLRRFT, from the coding sequence ATGAGCACCTCGACGACGGGCACGGCCAGCACGCACACCGTCGAGCTGGAGATCGGCGGCATGACCTGCGCCTCCTGCGCCGCCCGGGTCGAGAAGAAGCTCAACCGGATGGACGGCGTGACCGCGACGGTGAACTACGCCACCGAGAAGGCGAAGGTCGAGTACGCCGACGGCATCGCGACCGACGACCTCCTGGCCACCGTCGTCGCCACCGGCTACACCGCGCGCCTGCCAGAGCCCCGCGAGGACGACGACCAGGACCGGTCGCAGCCGCTCCGCCGTCGCCTGGCGACCACGGCGGTCCTCACCCTGCCCGTCCTGGTCCTCTCGATGGTGCCGGCGTTCCAGTTCGACTACTGGCAGTGGGTGGTCCTCGCCCTGACCACACCCGTCGCGACCTGGGGGGCGTGGCCGTTCCACCGCGCCGGGCTGACCAACCTGCGCCACCGCGCCGCAACCATGGACACGCTGGTCTCCGTAGGCGTGAGCGCCGCCTACCTGTGGAGCCTGTGGGCGCTGTTCGTCGGCGACGCAGGGCGCACCGGCATGACGATGCCGTTCACCCTGCTGCCCAGCCGCGACCGCGGCGGCGACGAGATCTACCTCGAGGTCGCCTCCGCCGTCACGGTCTTCATCCTGGCCGGCCGCTATGCCGAGGCCCGGGCCAAGCGCCGCTCCGGTGCGGCCCTGCGCGCGCTGCTCGACCTGGGTGCCAAGGACGTCGCGGTGCTGCGCGGCGGGGGAGAGGTGCGCGTACCCGTCTCCGAACTGCACGTCGGCGACGAGTTCGTCGTCCGGCCGGGCGAGAAGCTCGCGACCGACGGCACGGTCACGAGCGGGACCTCCGCCGTCGACGCCTCGATGGTCACCGGCGAGGCGGTCCCGGTCGAGGTCGGCCCGGGTGACGCCGTCACCGGCGGCACGGTCAACGCAGGGGGACGCCTGGTCGTACGCGCCACCCGGGTCGGGGCCGACACGCAGCTCGCGCAGATGGCGCGGCTCGTGGAGGACGCGCAGAACGGCAAGGCCCAGGTGCAGCGGCTGGCCGACCGGGTCTCCGGCGTGTTCGTGCCCGTCGTGATCGTCCTGGCACTGGCGACGCTGGCCTTCTGGCTCGTCAACGGCGACCCCGCCACCACCGCGTTCACCGCTGCCGTCGCCGTCCTGATCATCGCCTGCCCGTGCGCGCTCGGGCTGGCGACGCCCACCGCGCTGATGGTCGGCACGGGCCGCGGCCCGCAGCTCGGCATCCTCATCAAGGGTCCCGAGGTCCTCGAGTCCACCCGCCGCGTCGACACCGTCGTGCTCGACAAGACCGGCACCGTCACGACGGGAGAGATGGCGCTGGCCGAGGTCGTCGCGGCTCCCGGCGAAGACCCAGGCGACGTCCTCCGACGAGCCGGCGCCCTCGAGCACGCCGCCGAGCACCCGATCGCCCGCGCCGTGGCGACGGCGGCCCGTGATGCGGCTGCTCTGCCGGAGGCGGAGGACTTCCGAGCCACACCTGGCCGCGGCGTCTCAGGCGTCGTCGACGGGCACGCCGTCGTCGTCGGCCGGCGGGCCTGGCTCGAGCAGGAGTGGGCCCAGCACGCACCCGCCGAGCTCCACGCCGCGGCCGACGAGGCGGAGGCCCAGGGCCGCACCCCCGTGTGGGTCGGCTGGGACGGCGCTGTGCGCGGCGTCCTCGTCGTCTCCGACACCGTGAAGCCGACCTCCGTAGAGGCGGTCCGCCGGCTGCGCGCCCTCGGCCTGCGCCCGGTGCTGCTGACCGGCGACAACGCGCGAGCCGCGAAGGCGGTCGCCGCCCAGGTCGGCATCGACGACGTGGTCGCGGAGGTGCTGCCGCAGGGCAAGGCCGCAGCCGTGCGCGACCTCCAGGCCGCCGGCCGCGTCGTCGCCATGGTGGGCGACGGCGTCAACGACGCCGCGGCGCTCGCCCAGGCCGACCTCGGGCTCTCGATGGGCACCGGCAGCGACGTCGCGATCGAGGCGTCGGACCTCACCCTCGTACGCGGTGACCTGACCGCCGCGCCCGACGCCATCCGCCTCGCCCGCCGCACCCTCGCCACCATCAAGGGCAACCTGTTCTGGGCGTTCGGCTACAACGTCGCCGCCATCCCGCTCGCCGCCGCCGGGCTGCTCAACCCGCTGCTCGCCGGCGCCGCCATGGCCCTCTCGAGCGTCTTCGTCGTCACCAACAGCCTGCGGCTGCGCCGCTTCACCTGA